The bacterium genome window below encodes:
- a CDS encoding helix-turn-helix domain-containing protein, whose amino-acid sequence MNSCTLHEHLRKAGKSIRGTALEIGIEPHLMNAYVHGKRPNQRNAMRVATGLGVEVRELWPNFDELRSY is encoded by the coding sequence ATGAATTCTTGCACACTGCATGAACACTTAAGAAAGGCTGGAAAGTCGATTAGGGGAACCGCCCTGGAGATCGGCATCGAGCCGCATTTGATGAACGCTTATGTACATGGGAAGCGGCCCAACCAACGAAATGCCATGCGTGTCGCAACGGGTTTGGGCGTCGAGGTGCGTGAACTGTGGCCAAACTTCGATGAACTCCGGTCGTACTGA